CGGCGGAAAGCGTCCTGCAGCGGTGCCACGTTCATGCCCAGCCCGCCGCCCAGGATCACCGGGCCCGGGATGTCCAGCTGCTGCAGCACCTGCACGGCCAGCGCAGCCAGGTCCTGGCCCGCCCGCTCCAGGTATTCCTGGCTTGCCGGATGCCCCGCCGCTGCCGCTTCCACCACGTGCCGGGCCTGCTGCGCCCAGAAGCGGCGGCCGGTGTCCGGGGAATGGAACAGCGCGATCAGCCGGTTCGGATGGTCCACCCCGCAGGACTGCAGCAGGGCGGCAGTGAGCTGGTCAACCGGAAGGCCCTGGTTCATGCGCCGCAGGCTGTGCCGCACCGCCTCGCGCCCCAGCCAGTAGCCGCTGCCTTCGTCCCCCAGAAGGTAACCCCAGCCGCCTGCCCTGGCCTCGCCGCCGTCGGCATTCCTGCCCCAGGCCGCTGAACCGGTGCCGGCAATCACCGCCACACCCGTGCTGGCATGGCCGGCAGCGAGCAGCAGTCGCGAATCGTGCACCACCGTGATCTGTGCACCCGGGGCATGCGGTTCAATCAGCGCAGCGAGGGCCGCCGCATCCTCTTCCGTATCGATGCCGCCGGACCCGGCGTAGACGTGGGAGACCCCTTCGCCGCCGATCCGCGCAAACAAGCTGGCGAGGTTGCGTGCGGCCTCATCGCGGGTGACGTTCTGCACGTTCGAACTGCCCGCCGATTCATCCGCCACCGGGATGCCGTCCTCGAACCGGATGCCGTGCGTCTTGGTCCCGCCGATATCCAGGCCGATGACCACACCGCGGGGCGCACTGAGTGGCGGGGTCAGCGGATCGGCGGGCAGGGCATCGGGCTTTTCGATGTTCGTCACGTCACAAGGTTACTGGTCAGGAGCGCGGAGGACTTTCGTGGCCTGTGCGGGGCAGCCGGGACCGCCGTTGCACCAGCCCGGCCAGCAGTTCCGGCCCTTGGGTGAGGACCAGTTCGCGGAACAGCCGGACGCCCAGGGGCTCCAGGTCGGGATTTCTTTGGCGCCAGCTCAGGCCCACATCGCGGAAGGCCAGGGCCGAGTCAAGGGGCACCTCCACCCAGCCCAGGTTTCCTGTTTCGCCGCTGACGTCCCGTCCGGGAGCATCCCCGCCCGGAGGCAGGATACTGACTCCGAGTCCTGCCGAGACGAGGCCCCTGACGGTGTGCGTGTCCTGGCTTTCGAAGGCGATCCGGGGCCGGTATCCGGCTTCCCGGAAGAGTGCATCGGTGAGTGAGCGCATCCCGTACCCGGGGCCGAGCGCCACAAACGGGTCGGAACGGATGTCGGCCACCGAGGCCAGCTTGCGCCCTGCGAGCGCGTGGGTGTGATGGACCACCAGGCGCAGGGGCTCGCGGTAGAGGAGGGCAGAGGCGAGGTTCCGCCCTTCGGGGGCGACGGGCGCGGTCAGTGCCAGGTCGGATTCACCGGCGGCGAGCTGGGCCAGGCAGGTGTCGCGTGCTCCCTGGGTCAGTGTGAAGACGGCGCCGGGGTGGCGGCTCCGGAAGGCGCTGATGAGGAGCGGCAGGGTTGACTCACCGAAGGTGTGCTGGAAGGACACCGGGATCCTGCCGCGAACCACGTCCGATTCGCTACGGACCAGGTCCAGGCCAGCTTGGAACTCCGCCAGTGCCCGCTCGATGTAGGGCAACAGGGAGCGGGCAGCGGGAGTGAGGCGGACTCCCCTGCCCTCCCTGACCAGCAGTTCGGTTCCGACGACGGCGCTGGCCCGCGACAGCGCCCTGCTCACCGTCGACTGGGGTACTCCGAGGAGTTCGGCCGTCTCGGTGACATGCTGTGTCCTGCCCAGCTCGGACAGCAGCGGCAGGAGCGGAAGAAGCTGCACCAGCTGCTTATGGTCGGGCTCCAACAGCGGCCTCCTGGTTGCGGTCCATGCAGGGCCAATTGTTCCGTATTTGCTATGAGTCTTGCACAAAAGATGCATTGGAGGCTTCAGTCCGGCCGGGGCTACGCTTGCCGGATGCAGCGCAGTGTCCCCCACCCCCGTCCCCAGGATTCCGACGGCGGCTGGCACGGACACGCGAAAGGTTCCAGGGCGTACGGCCGGATCATCCTCGGCCTCGCCTTTGCCGGGGTAGCAACCTTTGCCCAGCTGTATTCCACCCAGGCTGTCCTGCCGATCCTTGCCGCGGACCTGAACGTCACCGCTGCCGAGGCCGCACTGACCATCTCGCTGGCCACTGTCGGGCTGGCGGTTACGGTTATCCCCTGGTCCTTCCTGGCGGACCGGATCGGCAGGGTCAAGGCCATGGCCTGGGGCATCACGGTGGCCACGGTCCTGGGCCTGCTGGTTCCCCTGTCCACCAGCTTTCCCTTGCTCCTGGGCCTGCGGCTCCTCGAAGGCATGGCCCTGGGCGGCATTCCGGCCATCGCCATTGCCTACCTGAACGAAGAGGTGACCAAGGCGCACGCCGCACTCGCTGCGGGAAGCTACGTTGCCGGCACCACGCTGGGCGGCCTTGCCGGACGGCTGGTGGCAGGCCCTGCCGGGGAACTGTGGGGATGGCGCGCCGCTGCCCTGGCCGTATCCGTCCTCGCAACGCTCGCCGCCGTCGCCTTCCTGGTGCTTGTGCCGCGGGCCCGGGGGTTTACGGCTGCCAAGGCAGGACTGCGCGGCGCTGCCCGCACCCTCGGCGGCCATGTGCGCAATATCCGCCTGCTCGCGCTGTACGTCCAGGCTTTTTTGATGATGGGCGGCTTTGTGGCCGTGTACAACTACCTGGGGTTCCGGCTTTCCGGTGAACCCTTCGGGCTGCCCGCCACGGTGGTCAGCCTCATGTTCCTGGCCTACCTGTCCGGGACCTTCACGTCCCGCTGGGCAGCAGGACTGACCATGCGTTTCGGGCGCCGGAACGTACTGCTTGCCGGGCTTGCCCTCTCGACGGCGGGCCTCGCCCTCACGTTCACCGCGTCGCTGGCGCTGATCCTGGCGGGGCTGGTGGTTTTCACGGGCGGCTTCTTTGCGGCGCACAGCATCGGTGCGGGGTGGACGGGTGCCATTGCCAGCACCGGCCGGGCCCAGGCGGCCTCACTGTACAACCTTGCCTACTACCTCGGGTCAAGCATTATCGGTTGGGCCGGAGGCCTGCTCTTTCAGTCCTTTGGCTGGAACGCCCTGGCCGCCGCCGTCATGATCCTTGCCTGCCTCACAGCGGTGACTGTCGCCGTCGTCCATCCGAGGGAAGCAATACTTCCCAAGGGAGCAGGCGCCTGAATGCCGCCGCGGGGCGTCTAGGATAAACGCAGGAACATTGTGAGGAGCCGCCGTGAGCACGAATGCCAGGAACACCAGGCCGGGAGTGCACCTGGAGCCCCTGGATGCCATTGACGAGCGCCTGCTGGCGGCCTTGGTGGCGGACGCGAGGATCTCCAACAAGCAGCTCGCGGAACTGGTGGGCATAGCGCCCTCTACTGCGCTGATGCGGACCCGGGCCCTCTCGGAGCGGGGCATCGTGCAGGGTTATGAGGCGAAGCTCAACCTTTCCTCCATCGGCAGGTCGGTGCAGGCCCTCGTTGCGGTGCGGCTCCGGGCGCATGACCGGGACCAGATCGACCGTTTTACAGCCCGCGTTCCGCACCTGCCGGCAGTGCTGTCCACATTCCATACGTCAGGCTCGGTGGACTACCTGCTGCACATCGCGGTCGCCACCACTGAGGACCTGCGCGACTGGGTGCTGGACAACCTGGCCACAGACCCCGTGGTAGGCCATACGGAAACCACGCTGGTGTTTGAACACATCCAAGGCAACCACGGGCCGCTCCCGGAGTAGTCCGGCCAGCCCCGGCTAGCCCTGGGTCCGCTGCCGCACCACATGGCCTGGCAGTGCCTGGCGCAGCGTGAGGGCCGCCATGATGAACGCCGCCACACCGCAAAGCACCACGAAGCCCGCAACAGATTGTTCCAGGCCGAAGACACTCGAGGCCCAGCCGAGCCCGAGCACGGGCACGGCGCTGCCCAGGTAGGTGATGACGTACAGCGAGCTGATGGTCTGGGCCTGCCGGGCGGGCTCCACACGGCCCGCCACATCATTGAAAACGGTGCGGAAAGCCAGTCCTTGGCCCACGCCTGCGGCAAGGCTTGCAGCCACCAGCAGTACCGCACTGCTCCAGGCCCCTGCAGCGCCGAGCAGCAGTACGGAAACGCCCAGGACCGCCAGACCGGCGGGCACCAGGAAGCGGCCGCGAACGGTGGACAGCTGCGTCAGCGCCGATGCCGCCAGCGTGAGGCAGGCGAGCAGGCCGATCAGGGGGCGGCTTTCGACCGCAAGGATCCGGGCAAAGTAGCTGGGAGCCAGTGAGAGGCAGAAACCGAAGACCGCAAAACTGAGGAAGCCGACGCCGGAGGCGAGCCAGAATGCGCCGCGTGCCTCCCGCGTGACGGAAGGACGGCGCGGTGCCAGCAGCTGCAGCGGGCTGGGTCCTGCCGGCGGCTGGATGGCGGGGCGGGCCCGAAGCAGGTACAGCGGGACCAGGAGCGCAGCGAGGACTGCGGAATGGACGTAGTAGGGCGCCGAGGTGGCCCCGGGAAGAAGGGACAGCAACCCGCCGATGACGGGGCCCGCGGCCACTCCCCCGGCTGACGCCAGCAGGGTGAAGCGGGAGGCCCACTCCGGGCGTGCGGGAAGCAGCTCACGCAGGGCCGCGGCGCTGGCGCCGGTGGCAAGGGCAACCGCAGCTCCCTGGAGCGCACGTGCTGCGCACAGCGCGGCCAGGGTGTGTGCTTCGGCGAACAGCCAGCCGCCGGCAAGGCCTGCAACAACAGCCAGGATGAGGGCAGCCCTGCGTCCGATATGGTCCGACCAATGACCGGCCAGCATGAGTACGGCCACCAGTGCCAGGACGTAGGTGGTGAAGGCGGCCGTCACGTCAAGCGGGGACAGCCCCAGCTGCACCTGCAGCAGGGGATACA
This genomic interval from Arthrobacter sp. SLBN-100 contains the following:
- a CDS encoding N-acetylglucosamine kinase: MEKPDALPADPLTPPLSAPRGVVIGLDIGGTKTHGIRFEDGIPVADESAGSSNVQNVTRDEAARNLASLFARIGGEGVSHVYAGSGGIDTEEDAAALAALIEPHAPGAQITVVHDSRLLLAAGHASTGVAVIAGTGSAAWGRNADGGEARAGGWGYLLGDEGSGYWLGREAVRHSLRRMNQGLPVDQLTAALLQSCGVDHPNRLIALFHSPDTGRRFWAQQARHVVEAAAAGHPASQEYLERAGQDLAALAVQVLQQLDIPGPVILGGGLGMNVAPLQDAFRRSLAEAGADVRVLDQEPVFGVLELLAEKA
- a CDS encoding LysR family transcriptional regulator, encoding MEPDHKQLVQLLPLLPLLSELGRTQHVTETAELLGVPQSTVSRALSRASAVVGTELLVREGRGVRLTPAARSLLPYIERALAEFQAGLDLVRSESDVVRGRIPVSFQHTFGESTLPLLISAFRSRHPGAVFTLTQGARDTCLAQLAAGESDLALTAPVAPEGRNLASALLYREPLRLVVHHTHALAGRKLASVADIRSDPFVALGPGYGMRSLTDALFREAGYRPRIAFESQDTHTVRGLVSAGLGVSILPPGGDAPGRDVSGETGNLGWVEVPLDSALAFRDVGLSWRQRNPDLEPLGVRLFRELVLTQGPELLAGLVQRRSRLPRTGHESPPRS
- a CDS encoding MFS transporter; this encodes MQRSVPHPRPQDSDGGWHGHAKGSRAYGRIILGLAFAGVATFAQLYSTQAVLPILAADLNVTAAEAALTISLATVGLAVTVIPWSFLADRIGRVKAMAWGITVATVLGLLVPLSTSFPLLLGLRLLEGMALGGIPAIAIAYLNEEVTKAHAALAAGSYVAGTTLGGLAGRLVAGPAGELWGWRAAALAVSVLATLAAVAFLVLVPRARGFTAAKAGLRGAARTLGGHVRNIRLLALYVQAFLMMGGFVAVYNYLGFRLSGEPFGLPATVVSLMFLAYLSGTFTSRWAAGLTMRFGRRNVLLAGLALSTAGLALTFTASLALILAGLVVFTGGFFAAHSIGAGWTGAIASTGRAQAASLYNLAYYLGSSIIGWAGGLLFQSFGWNALAAAVMILACLTAVTVAVVHPREAILPKGAGA
- a CDS encoding Lrp/AsnC family transcriptional regulator, producing MSTNARNTRPGVHLEPLDAIDERLLAALVADARISNKQLAELVGIAPSTALMRTRALSERGIVQGYEAKLNLSSIGRSVQALVAVRLRAHDRDQIDRFTARVPHLPAVLSTFHTSGSVDYLLHIAVATTEDLRDWVLDNLATDPVVGHTETTLVFEHIQGNHGPLPE
- a CDS encoding MFS transporter, producing MTVFSELGMRPASATTAGWDASTTARLVLAGAVIFTLLVGANLATPLYPLLQVQLGLSPLDVTAAFTTYVLALVAVLMLAGHWSDHIGRRAALILAVVAGLAGGWLFAEAHTLAALCAARALQGAAVALATGASAAALRELLPARPEWASRFTLLASAGGVAAGPVIGGLLSLLPGATSAPYYVHSAVLAALLVPLYLLRARPAIQPPAGPSPLQLLAPRRPSVTREARGAFWLASGVGFLSFAVFGFCLSLAPSYFARILAVESRPLIGLLACLTLAASALTQLSTVRGRFLVPAGLAVLGVSVLLLGAAGAWSSAVLLVAASLAAGVGQGLAFRTVFNDVAGRVEPARQAQTISSLYVITYLGSAVPVLGLGWASSVFGLEQSVAGFVVLCGVAAFIMAALTLRQALPGHVVRQRTQG